In Mastigocladopsis repens PCC 10914, a single window of DNA contains:
- the gltX gene encoding glutamate--tRNA ligase, whose amino-acid sequence MTVRVRIAPSPTGNLHIGTARTAVFNWLFARHHGGQFILRIEDTDSERSRPEYTENILQGLRWLGLNWDEGPFFQTQRLDLYKEAVQTLLDQGLAYRCYTTAEELEALREAQKARSEAPRYDNRHRHLTPEQETAYKAQGRSFVIRFKIEDDREIVWNDLVRGKMVWQGRDLGGDMVIARATADGIGMPLYNFAVVVDDMDMQITHVIRGEDHIANTAKQILLYEAFGAKEPEFAHTPLILNQEGRKLSKRDGVTSIFDFKQMGFTAQAMANYMTLLGWSAPDSTQEIFTLEQAAKQFSFERVNKAGAKFDWAKLDWINSQYIHNMPVDQLTDLLIPYWEEAGYQLTGGRDRPWLEQLVTLIGPSLTRLVDAVAISELFFTQTVEFSSEASAQLKQEGSAATLKGIIAALDNHQLTEASAQEMIKQVVKEQNVKKGLVMKALRAALTGDLHGPDLIQSWLLLNQIGLDKPRLLRALAETN is encoded by the coding sequence GTGACTGTTAGAGTCCGTATTGCCCCCAGTCCAACTGGGAATCTACATATTGGTACAGCCAGGACGGCTGTATTTAACTGGTTGTTTGCCCGCCACCACGGCGGTCAGTTTATCTTGCGAATTGAAGATACAGACAGCGAGCGATCGCGTCCTGAATATACCGAAAATATTCTCCAAGGACTGCGGTGGCTGGGATTGAACTGGGATGAAGGACCATTTTTTCAAACGCAACGTTTAGACCTTTACAAAGAAGCAGTACAAACTCTGCTGGATCAGGGATTAGCCTATCGCTGCTATACCACAGCAGAAGAATTAGAGGCACTGCGTGAGGCTCAAAAAGCCAGAAGCGAGGCTCCCCGCTATGATAATCGGCATCGCCACCTCACACCAGAACAAGAAACCGCATACAAAGCTCAAGGACGCAGCTTTGTGATTCGCTTCAAAATTGAAGATGACCGGGAAATTGTTTGGAATGACTTGGTACGAGGAAAGATGGTTTGGCAAGGTCGTGATTTAGGCGGTGATATGGTCATCGCTCGCGCTACAGCAGATGGTATTGGTATGCCACTCTACAATTTTGCTGTTGTCGTGGATGACATGGATATGCAAATTACCCATGTCATCCGTGGAGAAGACCACATCGCCAACACCGCTAAACAAATTCTGCTATATGAAGCTTTTGGCGCAAAAGAGCCAGAGTTTGCCCATACGCCTTTGATTTTGAATCAGGAGGGACGCAAGCTTTCTAAGCGGGATGGGGTCACATCGATTTTCGACTTTAAGCAAATGGGCTTTACAGCTCAAGCTATGGCGAATTACATGACATTGCTGGGTTGGTCTGCTCCAGACTCGACTCAGGAAATCTTCACCTTAGAACAAGCAGCCAAGCAATTTAGCTTTGAGCGCGTCAATAAAGCAGGCGCGAAGTTTGACTGGGCGAAATTGGATTGGATAAATAGTCAGTACATTCACAATATGCCAGTGGATCAGCTGACAGATTTACTCATTCCCTACTGGGAAGAAGCAGGATATCAATTGACCGGAGGACGTGACCGTCCTTGGTTAGAGCAGCTCGTGACTTTAATTGGTCCTAGTTTGACTCGCCTTGTAGATGCAGTTGCTATCAGCGAACTGTTTTTTACACAAACAGTTGAATTTAGCTCCGAAGCAAGTGCCCAATTAAAACAGGAAGGTTCTGCCGCCACCCTTAAGGGGATTATTGCTGCTTTGGATAATCATCAGCTAACTGAAGCCAGCGCTCAGGAAATGATTAAGCAGGTGGTGAAAGAACAAAACGTCAAGAAAGGATTGGTCATGAAAGCACTCCGGGCGGCTTTAACTGGTGATTTGCACGGTCCAGACTTGATCCAATCGTGGTTGCTTTTGAATCAAATTGGTTTAGACAAGCCGCGCTTGCTCCGGGCATTAGCAGAAACGAATTAG
- the rimP gene encoding ribosome maturation factor RimP: MTHPLVPPIIELATPVAEQLGLEVVSVVFHTNQRPPVLRLDIRNPQQDTGLDDCERMSRALEATLDAAEIIPDAYVLEVSSPGISRQLTTDREFISFKGFPVIVQTSPPYEGQQEWIGQLIRRDETAVYLNQKGRVVQIPRSLVTRVQLDERR, from the coding sequence ATGACTCACCCTCTCGTCCCCCCCATTATTGAATTGGCGACACCAGTGGCAGAACAGCTGGGATTGGAAGTTGTTAGTGTGGTTTTTCACACCAACCAACGTCCGCCAGTTTTGCGCTTAGACATTCGCAATCCTCAACAGGACACTGGGTTGGACGACTGCGAGCGAATGAGCCGTGCTTTAGAAGCCACCTTAGATGCGGCGGAAATCATTCCAGATGCTTATGTATTGGAGGTGTCCAGTCCTGGTATTTCGCGACAACTGACAACCGATCGAGAGTTTATTTCCTTCAAAGGATTTCCTGTCATTGTCCAGACTTCTCCACCTTACGAAGGACAGCAAGAGTGGATTGGTCAGTTGATTCGCCGGGATGAGACAGCAGTTTATTTAAACCAAAAAGGTCGTGTCGTCCAAATTCCTCGCTCCCTGGTTACTAGGGTGCAGCTCGATGAGCGGCGTTAA
- the nusA gene encoding transcription termination factor NusA, translating into MVTLPGLKDLIENISRERNLPRIAVQSAIREALLKGYERYRRAQNLERKQFDEDYFDNFDVQLDVEDEGFRVVATKTIVEQVTNTDHEIALQQVQEMGGDEAQLGQEVVLDVTPDQGEFGRMAAMQTKQVLAQKLRDQQRQMVQEEFQDLEGTVLQARVLRFERQSVIMAVSSGFGQPEVEAELPKREQLPNDNYRANATFKVYLKKVSQGQQRGPQLLVSRADAGLVVYLFANEVPEIEDEVVRIVAVAREANPPSRHVGPRTKIAVDTLDRDVDPVGACIGARGSRIQVVVNELRGEKIDVIRWSPDPATYIANALSPARVDEVRLMDPETRQTHVLVAEDQLSLAIGKEGQNVRLAARLTGWKIDIKDKAKYDHAAEDAKFAAVRAKYTPEVDDSDEEELEDENQEELLEDEIFDDNQDENDEEE; encoded by the coding sequence ATGGTGACTTTACCCGGATTAAAAGATTTAATCGAAAATATAAGTCGCGAGCGTAATTTACCTCGTATTGCAGTTCAATCAGCTATAAGAGAAGCACTACTTAAAGGTTACGAACGTTATCGTCGCGCCCAAAACTTAGAGCGAAAACAGTTCGATGAAGATTACTTTGACAATTTTGATGTTCAACTAGACGTTGAAGATGAAGGCTTTCGCGTTGTTGCGACCAAAACTATAGTTGAACAAGTCACCAACACTGACCATGAAATTGCTCTCCAACAAGTTCAGGAAATGGGAGGAGACGAAGCACAATTAGGTCAGGAAGTGGTGCTGGATGTCACCCCCGATCAAGGGGAATTTGGTCGCATGGCGGCAATGCAAACCAAGCAAGTCTTGGCGCAAAAATTACGGGATCAACAGCGCCAGATGGTGCAAGAAGAGTTTCAAGACTTAGAAGGAACGGTTTTACAAGCAAGAGTTCTGAGATTTGAAAGACAATCGGTCATTATGGCTGTTAGCAGTGGCTTTGGTCAGCCAGAAGTGGAAGCCGAATTGCCCAAGCGCGAACAATTGCCCAACGATAACTATCGCGCAAATGCCACCTTTAAGGTCTATCTTAAAAAAGTTTCTCAAGGTCAGCAACGGGGACCGCAGTTGCTTGTATCTCGCGCTGATGCTGGTTTGGTGGTTTATTTATTTGCTAACGAAGTGCCAGAGATCGAGGATGAAGTTGTGCGGATTGTGGCTGTTGCCCGCGAAGCCAATCCCCCTTCCCGTCATGTCGGACCTCGAACTAAAATTGCTGTTGACACTCTAGATCGTGATGTAGACCCGGTTGGTGCTTGTATTGGAGCACGGGGATCGCGGATTCAGGTAGTCGTCAACGAATTGCGCGGCGAAAAAATAGATGTGATTCGCTGGTCTCCAGACCCTGCAACCTACATTGCCAACGCCCTAAGCCCCGCACGGGTAGATGAGGTTCGTCTCATGGACCCCGAAACCAGACAAACCCACGTACTGGTAGCAGAAGATCAATTGAGTTTGGCGATCGGTAAAGAAGGGCAAAATGTCCGTTTAGCCGCTCGCCTAACTGGTTGGAAAATTGATATTAAAGATAAAGCTAAGTATGACCACGCAGCAGAAGATGCTAAATTTGCAGCTGTAAGAGCAAAATATACACCAGAAGTAGACGACTCTGACGAAGAGGAATTAGAGGATGAAAATCAGGAAGAATTGTTGGAAGATGAAATTTTCGATGATAATCAGGACGAAAATGACGAGGAAGAGTAA
- a CDS encoding YlxR family protein, with amino-acid sequence MKPNNRRCISCRKVGLKQEFWRIVRVFPSGQVQLDEGMGRSAYICPQQSCLLAAQKKNRLGRSLRASVPEALYHRLWQRLSQSNNQKQT; translated from the coding sequence ATGAAGCCAAATAACCGACGTTGTATTAGTTGTCGCAAAGTGGGATTAAAACAGGAGTTTTGGCGAATTGTCCGCGTGTTTCCTTCAGGACAGGTACAATTAGATGAGGGCATGGGGCGTTCTGCCTATATTTGTCCGCAACAGAGTTGTCTTTTAGCGGCTCAGAAAAAAAATCGACTAGGGCGATCCCTACGTGCATCAGTGCCAGAAGCACTGTACCACAGATTATGGCAGCGCCTATCCCAAAGCAATAACCAAAAACAAACTTAA